In Physeter macrocephalus isolate SW-GA chromosome 2, ASM283717v5, whole genome shotgun sequence, a single window of DNA contains:
- the LOC102993449 gene encoding probable hydrolase PNKD gives MKSGTGLRAWMQGGVRAQRKGYSLYTRTWLGYLFYRQQLRRARNRYPKGHSRTQPRLFNGVKVLPIPVLSDNYSYLVIDTQARLAVAVDPSDPQAVQASIEKEGVNLVAILCTHKHWDHSGGNRDLSRRHQDCRVYGSPQDGIPYLTHPLCHQDVVSVGRLQIQALATPGHTQGHLVYLLDGEPYKGPSCLFSGDLLFLSGCGRTFEGTAETMLSSLDTVLGLGDDTLLWPGHEYAEENLGFAGVLEPENLARERKMQWVQRQRMERRSTCPSTLGEERSYNPFLRTHCLVLQEALGPGPNPTGDNGYSRAQLLEKLRQLKDLHKSK, from the exons ATGAAGTCAGGAACAGGACTCCGGGCATGGATGCAGGGTGGTGTCCGGGCACAGAGGAAagg GTACAGCCTGTACACCCGCACCTGGCTCGGGTACCTCTTCTACCGCCAGCAGCTGCGCAGGGCTCGGAATCGCTACCCCAAAGGCCACTCCAGAACCCAGCCCCGCCTCTTCAATG GAGTGAAGGTGCTTCCCATCCCCGTCCTCTCAGACAACTACAGCTACCTCGTCATCGACACCCAGGCCCGGCTGGCTGTGGCTGTGGACCCTTCAGACCCTCAGGCCGTACAG GCTTCCATTGAAAAGGAGGGCGTTAACTTGGTTGCCATTCTCTGCACCCACAAGCACTG GGACCACAGTGGAGGGAACCGGGACCTCAGCCGGCGGCACCAGGACTGTCGGGTGTATGGGAGCCCTCAGGACGGCATCCCCTACCTCACCCA TCCCCTGTGTCATCAAGATGTGGTTAGTGTGGGACGGCTTCAGATCCAGGCTCTGGCCACCCCTGGCCACACACAAGGCCATCTGGTCTACCTGCTGGATGGGGAGCCCTATAAgggtccctcctgcctcttctcagGGGACCTGCTCTTCCTCTCTGGCTGTG GACGGACCTTTGAGGGCACTGCAGAGACCATGCTGAGCTCACTGGACAccgtgctggggctgggggacgACACTCTGCTGTGGCCTG GCCACGAGTACGCGGAGGAGAACCTGGGCTTTGCAGGCGTGCTGGAGCCCGAGAACCTGGCCCGGGAGAGGAAGATGCAGTGGGTGCAGAGGCAGCGGATGGAACGCAGGAGCACG TGCCCGTCCACCCTGGGAGAGGAGCGCTCCTATAACCCCTTTCTGAGGACGCACTGCCTGGTGCTGCAGGAGGCTCTGGGGCCAGGCCCAAATCCCACGGGAGACAATGGCTACTCCCGGGCCCAGCTCCTGGAGAAGCTCCGCCAGCTGAAGGACCTACACAAAAGCAAGTGA